In one Yarrowia lipolytica chromosome 1A, complete sequence genomic region, the following are encoded:
- a CDS encoding uncharacterized protein (Compare to YALI0A06061g, weakly similar to uniprot|Q6CI46 Yarrowia lipolytica YALI0A01826g), with protein sequence MSPPDCTPVRNISTVGANSFIDLIVARVLVIRDGRFFTLTDFGSRQLSGMTAEVVVNFSDEWRPSPLLKVGNVVVLRGFKKMRGHKKGNSMLYFNRAKSGVMFYNAQKQVYGKHFLGQAGRIEEFSRGSDNHRYVVSLIDDWKDDPRAVPMKKTPTPRAVSTKMSLKEAYDRFDTTRLVTINGKLNLGDDGLFYLTDSIDCTVSLEGFRVEERLKQQLRHEDTSYIQITNAKCQARTRDQKDKTKMRVKITDISTISTLIPIERRHLKEKLTPKPLPTSYLATPDQSLDAISSLENIDVWEPEEDELDSIFAGVTEAKFDKSVPSEAPQTPKSQVHIGSESDEDDSLESFTDFIYHGPRPDRVDLSSPLVSGRSITKRNVPPQSGQPIMTSTPKAQGSRSPPHDSTKQLFQCVSGSSESDPFSSPVRKRPKIDRST encoded by the coding sequence ATGTCACCTCCAGATTGCACTCCGGTGAGGAATATTTCCACAGTAGGGGCAAACTCGTTCATCGACCTCATTGTTGCACGTGTACTTGTCATCCGAGATGGTAGGTTCTTCACCTTGACCGACTTCGGGTCTCGTCAACTGTCAGGTATGACGGCCGAGGTCGTGGTCAACTTCTCCGACGAATGGCGTCCGAGTCCACTTCTCAAAGTCGGCAACGTGGTGGTCTTGAGGGGGTTCAAAAAGATGAGGGGACACAAGAAAGGGAACTCAATGCTCTACTTCAACCGAGCAAAGTCGGGCGTCATGTTCTACAATGCCCAAAAACAGGTCTACGGCAAGCATTTTCTCGGACAAGCGGGGAGAATTGAAGAATTCAGCCGAGGAAGTGATAACCACAGATACGTCGTTAGTCTGATTGACGACTGGAAGGACGATCCTAGAGCAGTTCCTATGAAGAAAACTCCCACCCCACGTGCTGTCAGTACTAAGATGAGTCTTAAGGAGGCTTATGACAGATTTGATACTACGAGATTGGTCACTATCAACGGCAAACTCAACTTAGGCGATGATGGACTGTTCTATCTGACCGATTCCATTGATTGCACAGTCAGTTTGGAGGGGTTTAGAGTCGAAGAAAGACTGAAGCAACAGCTACGACATGAAGACACCTCCTACATTCAAATCACCAATGCCAAATGCCAGGCACGCACAAGGGATCAGAAAGATAAGACAAAAATGCGTGTCAAGATCACAGATATTTCCACCATTTCCACTCTGATTCCTATTGAAAGAAGACACCTGAAGGAGAAACTCACGCCTAAGCCTCTGCCCACTTCTTATCTTGCTACGCCCGATCAATCACTGGATGCCATTTCTTCCTTGGAGAATATCGACGTGTGGGAAcctgaagaagatgaactGGATTCCATATTTGCTGGAGTGACGGAAGCCAAATTTGACAAGTCTGTACCGAGTGAGGCACCGCAGACACCTAAGTCTCAAGTCCACATCGGTTCAGAGTCAGATGAAGACGACTCTTTGGAGAGCTTTACAGACTTCATATACCATGGTCCACGGCCCGACCGTGTGGATCTTTCCAGCCCTCTTGTATCAGGCAGGTCCATTACTAAGAGAAATGTTCCTCCTCAGAGTGGACAGCCTATAATGACAAGCACGCCCAAAGCTCAAGGATCTAGGTCTCCACCACATGATTCGACTAAACAGCTGTTCCAGTGTGTCAGTGGATCAAGTGAATCGGACCCTTTCAGCAGTCCTGTTCGAAAGAGACCCAAGATCGACCGGAGTACATGA
- a CDS encoding uncharacterized protein (Compare to YALI0A06105g, weakly similar to uniprot|Q6H8S0 Yarrowia lipolytica Polyprotein): protein MATVKSGVVVDRMSKMVLVISVKGGLNAAELSNLYLYRVVYRGVSMDIVSDRDKLFTAEIWASLQHRLDRLSVAPKYPEADGQMERVNTELARDLLLYFLQRDWEDWLPIVEFRATRLEFDGSAERRSHERKPTTKKKSVSELLHDSTNIVPIRAGIGRNNIMRHHQDTLSPRPPIPRLQANCSLFVNLQPSTVQFETTTSDIFKDVDIYCLSGLEEETASTIVIRSSVNLSQ, encoded by the coding sequence ATGGCCACTGTCAAGTCTGGGGTTGTCGTGGACAGGATGTCGAAGATGGTTCTTGTCATCTCTGTCAAAGGAGGACTGAATGCAGCGGAACTAAGCaacttgtacctgtaccGAGTTGTATATCGCGGTGTGTCGATGGATATTGTGTCTGACCGAGACAAGTTGTTCACAGCTGAGATTTGGGCTAGTTTACAACATAGATTGGACAGATTAAGTGTGGCACCAAAATACCCTGAAGCAGATGGACAGATGGAGCGAGTCAACACGGAGCTGGCCAGAGACTTGCTACTTTACTTTTTACAGCGAGACTGGGAAGACTGGCTGCCCATTGTGGAGTTCCGTGCAACAAGGCTAGAATTTGACGGGAGCGCCGAGAGACGGTCTCACGAAAGAAAACCTACgacgaaaaagaaaagtgTGTCTGAACTGTTGCATGATTCGACAAATATTGTACCTATACGAGCTGGAATAGGAAGAAATAATATCATgcgacatcaccaagacaCTTTGTCGCCCCGACCGCCCATTCCTCGACTTCAAGCCAATTGCAGCCTATTCGTCAATCTGCAGCCTTCGACGGTCCAATTTgaaaccaccaccagcgACATATTCAAAGATGTTGATATTTATTGTTTATCGGGTCTAGAGGAAGAAACGGCGAGCACGATTGTCATACGTTCTTCCGTAAACCTGAGTCAGTAA
- a CDS encoding uncharacterized protein (Compare to YALI0A06171g, no similarity) has protein sequence MKRPISANSQSPNPLQAPKQPTLRHPRPKHPTRLNHSPTLEPFPAPEAPVGNKSPRPTSTTRPTHYQPFIPAALRNVPSSTIAGTSNQSSEKASGSNSAYTGSFSNSTVAKTPLNAPRSSATTRGTAITPQYTVPTMPASPPIPHQSFYHASFQTDYGLQPWSRQDPHAAALQTPQQCQSHGQSIHATHPQVESGQYLPVLPYLPLPTSQVQPVASSRTLPQLNCNGQVQAESEPPVLPPIESIPMLAPPATADYQLYPTYTSTPRNSPATLLLQCDHDGLREKMAVRQREIKSLNSQKQYWSRELIQFERNRLLNQLEGLRTFEAAQTEDFASAQKDYFDLLGVTDYAENAGILGPLTILLKLEEVIATMTAEYYWCRNVLANVGVDIGVDDDL, from the coding sequence ATGAAACGACCGATCTCCGCGAACTCCCAGAGCCCAAATCCACTTCAAGCTCCAAAGCAACCAACGCTCCGACATCCACGACCCAAACACCCTACACGGTTGAACCATTCCCCTACATTAGAGCCCTTTCCTGCCCCAGAAGCACCAGTAGGGAACAAGTCACCACGACCAACAAGCACAACTCGGCCCACGCACTACCAACCATTCATCCCAGCTGCTCTTCGCAATGTACCTTCAAGTACTATTGCCGGCACATCTAACCAGTCAAGTGAGAAGGCCAGCGGCTCTAACAGTGCCTATACTGGATCGTTCTCAAACAGCACAGTTGCAAAAACACCGCTCAACGCTCCTCGTTCCTCAGCTACCACTCGGGGGACTGCAATTACGCCTCAATATACCGTACCCACGATGCCAGCTTCCCCACCCATCCCACATCAGTCCTTCTACCACGCTTCTTTTCAGACTGACTATGGGTTGCAACCCTGGTCTAGACAGGATCCTCACGCAGCAGCTCTTCAAACACCGCAACAATGTCAGTCACATGGCCAATCAATCCATGCTACGCACCCGCAAGTGGAGTCTGGCCAATATCTCCCAGTGCTACCATACCTTCCTCTACCCACATCACAGGTTCAACCTGTAGCTTCAAGTCGTACATTACCACAGCTAAATTGCAATGGCCAGGTGCAAGCCGAGTCTGAACCTCCAGTCTTGCCGCCTATAGAATCTATTCCAATGTTAGCACCACCAGCTACTGCAGATTACCAGCTCTATCCAACATACACGAGCACCCCTAGAAATTCTCCTGCTACGCTTCTACTCCAATGTGACCATGATGGACTgagagagaagatggcCGTGCGTCAACGAGAAATCAAGTCACTCAACTCCCAGAAGCAGTACTGGTCGAGGGAGCTGATCCAATTTGAAAGAAACCGGCTATTAAATCAACTTGAGGGACTCCGCACGTTCGAGGCTGCTCAGACAGAGGACTTTGCCTCAGCCCAGAAAGATTATTTTGATCTACTCGGGGTAACAGATTACGCCGAGAACGCTGGGATATTGGGCCCTCTGACCATTCTACTAAAGCTGGAAGAAGTGATAGCGACTATGACAGCGGAGTACTACTGGTGCAGGAACGTGCTGGCGAACGTTGGTGTCGACATAGGTGTCGACGATGACCTGTAG
- a CDS encoding uncharacterized protein (Compare to YALI0A06215g, some similarities with uniprot|P02309 Saccharomyces cerevisiae YNL030w HHF2 histone H4): MKPTFKSNGAAGSSSEAEEADKKRPGSFGRPRERRKIAIDDEDSDERPHTRSGTGWDDHQEIMPDLQESGGFPDQDGDDVFLDASDKFDDSPVSAPVVSPRDFKNLYEDDFSDEPIASSSRDVPRPSAPFNQTTHVGSDVSQSPRRSVPNYQPRPVFVKDDDDDNNKPNRDKGKAPASSSDDISESEFDPSYSPPSEGPATTWEKRQVASLDRSVWAEESVPNPEGSSSNSFGEENRRKESTHDSKNNGSDVPNNSIPQVHGANGSLNAAFELEQPTPDLPGSDVVDDPRGSEASLARDIPTDQNTANKPSIRLTRELESLTRQKAKAKLNPGNNKRLQGTAGKRTRKGGAKRNRKVIKDVIQGVTKPALRRIARRGGVKRISTQMYQESRTMLKIFLENLIKDAVAYTEHDRRQIVTALDVVYVAKRRGRPLYGYSWSR, from the exons ATGAAGCCGACCTTCAAGTCCAAC GGCGCGgctggttcttcttcagaagctgaagaagctgaTAAAAAACGGCCTGGGTCATTCGGAAGACCCCGTGAACGTCGAAAAATTGCCATCGACGATGAAGACAGCGATGAGAGACCCCATACTAGGTCTGGAACAGGCTGGGACGACCACCAGGAGATTATGCCTGACTTGCAAGAATCAGGAGGATTCCCGGACCAAGACGGCGATGATGTGTTTCTGGACGCGTCGGATAAATTTGACGACTCTCCTGTGTCAGCACCAGTGGTTAGCCCAAGGGATTTCAAGAATTTGTATGAAGATGACTTTTCCGACGAACCTattgcttcttcttcgcGGGATGTTCCTCGCCCTTCTGCTCCCTTCAATCAGACTACTCACGTTGGTTCTGACGTTTCCCAatctccaagaagatcgGTTCCAAATTACCAGCCCCGACCTGTGTTTGTCAAGGA cgacgacgacgacaacaacaagccCAACCGGGACAAAGGCAAGGCTCCAGCTTCCAGCAGCGACGACATTTCTGAATCTGAGTTTGACCCATCATATTCCCCTCCTTCGGAAGGCCCCGCTACTACTTGGGAAAAACGACAAGTTGCTTCTCTGGACCGATCTGTGTGGGCGGAGGAGTCGGTGCCCAATCCTGAAGGgtcctccagcaacagctTTGGCGAGGAAAACCGCAGAAAAGAATCCACCCACGACAGCAAAAATAACGGCAGCGACGTCcccaacaactccatcCCCCAGGTACATGGTGCCAACGGAAGCTTGAATGCGGCGTTTGAGCTTGAGCAACCCACCCCCGATTTACCTGGTTCTGACGTTGTCGATGACCCCCGTGGCTCCGAAGCTAGTCTTGCCCGTGATATCCCGACTGACCAGAACACTGCGAACAAACCCTCTATAAGATTGACGAGGGAGCTCGAGTCACTTACACGACaaaaggccaaggccaagctcaaCCCCGGGAACAACAAACGCCTTCAAGGTACAGCAGGTAAAAGAACTAGGAAAGGAGGCGCAAAGCGAAACCGAAAGGTTATTAAAGATGTCATTCAGGGTGTTACTAAGCCTGCTCTCCGACGAATTGCGCGCCGTGGCGGTGTGAAGCGAATCTCCACCCAGATGTACCAGGAGAGCCGAACCATGCTGAAAATCTttcttgagaatctcaTTAAAGATGCGGTTGCCTACACCGAGCACGACCGTCGACAGATTGTCACCGCCCTGGATGTTGTCTATGTTGCCAAGCGACGGGGTCGCCCCCTTTATGGCTACAGTTGGAGCAGgtaa
- a CDS encoding uncharacterized protein (Compare to YALI0A06347g, no similarity) has translation MSELNKLILKAVTSSSLQDRGTFYFLFSHVDAGRRSRYTITFVDADGKMSASPSFGLVVNDWLKNAIAIDMDTVLIVPHDGAPFTLVTTNKWKSITIPSADPKEVLRSVIDGLLEHNPASQTTLTRVRETNQGHDFVIACEDGDIPVHSIILKASWPFFDRLLDSKMQEATDKRLTLPYPKEWIEPLVSHFYGEQRNMSFEEATGVIITAAVYDLPALHSLALRRIREETMDVLMAVVAWKRAYEAMNQALMEYCGAVIQTEMKNFPKVQHLLQDFSQDEFLQLFSHMSLHAQKATSKTPCPSGYNHWYY, from the coding sequence ATGTCTGAACTTAACAAGTTGATTCTGAAAGCAGTCACGTCGAGCTCGCTCCAGGACCGCGGCACGTTCTACTTTCTGTTCAGCCACGTGGACGCCGGACGAAGAAGCAGATACACAATCACATTTGTGGACGCGGACGGCAAGATGTCTGCTTCGCCGTCGTTTGGCCTGGTTGTCAACGACTGGCTCAAAAACGCCATCGCTATCGACATGGACACAGTTCTCATTGTGCCTCATGACGGAGCTCCATTCACACTTGTGACCACCAACAAGTGGAAGTCGATCACAATTCCGTCAGCTGACCCGAAGGAGGTGCTCCGATCGGTCATTGACGGCCTGCTGGAACACAACCCTGCCAGTCAGACAACCCTGACCCGAGTCAGAGAGACTAACCAGGGCCACGACTTTGTCATCGCCTGCGAGGACGGCGATATTCCAGTTCATTCCATCATTCTGAAAGCATCATGGCCATTCTTTGACAGACTGCTCGACAGCAAAATGCAGGAAGCCACCGACAAACGACTGACTCTACCCTACCCAAAGGAATGGATCGAGCCTCTGGTGTCTCATTTCTACGGTGAACAGAGAAACATGTCGTTTGAAGAAGCCACAGGCGTCATTATCACCGCTGCAGTCTACGATCTCCCTGCTTTACACTCCCTAGCCTTGCGACGTATTAGAGAAGAGACCATGGACGTGCTGATGGCAGTCGTGGCATGGAAACGGGCCTACGAGGCAATGAACCAGGCCCTCATGGAGTACTGTGGAGCTGTGATCCAGACTGAAATGAAAAACTTCCCAAAAGTCCAACACCTGCTACAGGACTTTTCTCAGGATGAGTTCTTGCAGCTCTTCAGCCACATGTCGCTCCATGCTCAAAAGGCGACCTCAAAGACACCGTGCCCCTCTGGATACAACCACTGGTATTATTAG
- a CDS encoding uncharacterized protein (Compare to YALI0A06369g, weakly similar to uniprot|P12611 Saccharomyces cerevisiae YOR043w WHI2 growth regulation protein, similar to Saccharomyces cerevisiae WHI2 (YOR043W); ancestral locus Anc_5.639), producing MSVQASSVLTQVAPEAGIQQPYPNQAGYDMAPQPDIAIKLYARGTMFDMTRNELMKLPESILLSLFPNGVFMDIHGNVIQTLSEQDVVAINFSPDCLKYTLDLFRSAEADYLSRVDPTEAAAQQWSPSLEDGASVEMLRTKPAIVVLREDLDYFCLPPSRDTTEAEMRELKVACGAQLVQRDHIFSGLKRGSESGTAEQHLVEMLCNSGFTLNDTWGYRSTEPGRAVIGSLALVQLRSSGAPVTAESASAAEAATGVPSDTEMHTAEEDNSGPNGEDDFESTRHKLLLFWRKPARKCWWDSVKLEGIPGYDEPITVHIRRVWTLELSVIGI from the coding sequence ATGTCTGTACAGGCTTCTTCTGTGCTGACCCAGGTGGCTCCTGAAGCCGGGATTCAGCAACCGTACCCCAACCAGGCGGGCTACGATATGGCTCCTCAGCCCGACATTGCTATCAAGCTGTACGCTCGAGGCACAATGTTCGACATGACTCGAAACGAGCTCATGAAGCTGCCTGAGTCCATTCTGCTGTCGTTGTTCCCCAACGGCGTGTTCATGGACATCCATGGCAACGTCATCCAGACGCTGTCAGAGCAGGACGTGGTCGCTATCAACTTCTCGCCCGACTGTCTCAAATACACGCTTGACCTGTTCCGGTCCGCCGAGGCCGACTACTTGTCCAGAGTAGACCCCACCGAGGCCGCTGCCCAACAGTGGAGCCCATCTCTCGAAGATGGCGCGTCCGTGGAGATGCTACGCACCAAGCCCGCAATCGTGGTACTACGTGAGGACCTGGACTACTTCTGTCTGCCGCCCTCGCGTGATACAACCGAGGCCGAGATGCGTGAGCTCAAGGTCGCCTGTGGTGCCCAGCTTGTGCAGCGAGACCACATCTTTTCGGGCCTCAAGCGTGGTAGTGAGAGCGGCACTGCCGAGCAGCATCTAGTGGAGATGTTGTGCAACTCCGGGTTTACTCTGAACGACACCTGGGGCTACCGATCTACCGAGCCCGGTCGGGCTGTGATTGGAAGTTTAGCGCTTGTCCAGCTGCGGTCCAGTGGGGCCCCCGTCACCGCAGAATCCGCTTCTGCCGCAGAGGCTGCTACAGGTGTTCCCTCGGATACGGAAATGCACACTGCCGAGGAAGACAACTCCGGGCCTAATGGGGAGGACGACTTTGAGTCGACGCGTCACAAACTGCTGCTTTTCTGGCGCAAACCTGCACGAAAATGCTGGTGGGACTCGGTCAAGCTGGAGGGTATCCCGGGCTACGATGAGCCCATCACCGTCCACATCCGCCGGGTGTGGACCCTGGAGTTGTCCGTCATTGGAATCTAG
- a CDS encoding uncharacterized protein (Compare to YALI0A06435g, similar to uniprot|P09232 Saccharomyces cerevisiae YEL060c PRB1 protease B vacuolar), protein MKLSLLVTTLISSALAAVPANSEAVQFDQLLVNDLQANRPGNEHSAKYEHSPPSLAPLFENDRDHVPNAYIITLKDVNEEEFENHLNWLKKMLGSCDMELAGVTQTFSINSFKAYAGVFSQTVVDLIRASPLVSIVERDSIVHAYEYKEELDAPWGLARVSHRDRLNLGTFNKYVYDDTAGKGVTAYVIDTGVFVRHQDFDGRAKWGTTVPSGDVDEDANGHGTHCAGTIGGTKYGIAKQAEIVAVKVLRSDGSGTMSDVIGGVVYAAREHEEKTKKPPKGWKGSTANMSLGGGFSPSLNLAVDSAVKAGINFAVAAGNDNSDACEYSPASSENAITVGASTLSDSRAYFSNKGKCVDVFGPGLNILSTYIGSKNAVATLSGTSMASPHIAGLLTYFLSLQPDSDSAFATSVTPAQLKKNLLAFSTEGILTDVGQETPNLLAYSGGGKSLKKFWGHKGSLLVLLRKALVGF, encoded by the coding sequence ATGAAACTCTCCCTGTTAGTGACGACCCTCATTTCATCGGCTCTGGCGGCAGTCCCGGCCAACTCAGAGGCAGTGCAGTTTGACCAGCTACTAGTGAACGATTTGCAAGCAAACCGACCTGGAAACGAGCACTCGGCCAAGTATGAGCATTCTCCGCCTTCTCTCGCTCCTCTGTTCGAAAACGACCGAGATCACGTGCCCAATGCCTACATTATTACTCTGAAAGACGTgaacgaggaggagtttgaaaATCATCTAAACTGGCTGAAGAAAATGCTTGGAAGCTGCGATATGGAGCTCGCCGGAGTCACACAAACATTCAGCATCAACTCGTTCAAAGCATACGCCGGAGTGTTTTCGCAGACCGTGGTTGATCTCATCAGAGCAAGTCCACTAGTGTCTATCGTAGAGAGGGACTCGATTGTGCATgcgtacgagtacaaggaaGAACTGGACGCTCCCTGGGGACTAGCTAGAGTGTCCCACAGAGACCGGCTCAATCTGGGTACCTTCAACAAGTACGTTTATGACGATACCGCCGGCAAGGGAGTCACTGCCTACGTTATTGACACTGGGGTGTTTGTCAGGCACCAGGACTTTGATGGTCGGGCCAAATGGGGAACCACTGTTCCCTCCGGAGACGTTGACGAAGACGCAAACGGTCACGGAACCCATTGTGCAGGCACAATTGGAGGAACCAAGTATGGCATTGCCAAGCAGGCCGAGATTGTGGCTGTCAAGGTGCTTCGTTCGGACGGGTCTGGAACCATGTCTGACGTGATTGGGGGAGTTGTCTACGCTGCTAGAGAGcacgaggagaagaccaagaagccGCCCAAGGGATGGAAGGGGTCCACTGCCAACATGTCTCTTGGAGGCGGtttctctccttctctcaaTCTCGCTGTCGACAGTGCAGTCAAGGCAGGTATCAACTTTGCAGTAGCTGCTGGAAACGACAACTCTGATGCCTGCGAGTACTCTCCTGCCAGCTCAGAGAACGCCATTACCGTTGGAGCTTCGACTCTGTCAGACTCCAGAGCCTACTTTTCCAACAAGGGTAAGTGCGTGGACGTCTTTGGACCCGGTCTCAACATTCTGTCGACCTACATTGGGTCCAAGAACGCCGTCGCCACGCTCTCCGGCACCTCCATGGCCTCTCCTCACATTGCTGGCCTGTTGACCTACTTTCTGTCTCTCCAGCCCGATTCCGACTCAGCCTTCGCCACCTCTGTCACACCCGctcagctcaagaagaacctCCTCGCGTTTTCGACCGAAGGAATCCTCACTGACGTCGGACAAGAAACACCCAATCTCCTGGCCTACAGCGGTGGAGGCAAGTCGCTCAAGAAGTTCTGGGGACACAAGGGGAGTCTTTTGGTGCTTCTGAGAAAGGCACTGGTTGGATTTTAA
- a CDS encoding uncharacterized protein (Compare to YALI0A06457g, no similarity) — protein sequence MKDTKPVNNENYDPNGDESNHNDTPTIRHRKTPLKEDSWPLSGSAQGRQKPTALKASKPPSSTDRKIPSPTDEEIAEAWAAHPGIPPAEVSIKIMQYDDSEPSEICEEDFSLDSQWLSMEIDRIMREQTDDDIPTCSFQKNTNLGDAYSADTSLLF from the coding sequence ATGAAAGATACCAAGCCCGTGAACAACGAAAATTACGACCCGAACGGCGATGAATCGAACCACAACGATACCCCAACGATTCGTCACCGAAAAACCCCGCTCAAGGAAGACAGCTGGCCCCTCTCAGGATCCGCCCAAGGAAGACAGAAGCCCactgctctcaaggctTCCAAACCGCCTTCAAGTACAGACAGAAAGATACCCTCCCCTACCGACGAAGAGATCGCCGAGGCCTGGGCTGCTCATCCGGGCATTCCCCCCGCCGAAGTCAGTATCAAGATCATGCAATACGACGATTCGGAGCCATCTGAAATCTGCGAGGAAGACTTTTCTCTGGATTCACAGTGGCTGTCTATGGAGATTGATCGAATCATGAGAGAGCAGACCGATGATGACATTCCCACTTGTAGCTTTcagaaaaacacaaactTGGGTGATGCCTATTCTGCCGATACCAGTCTGTTGTTCTGA
- a CDS encoding uncharacterized protein (Compare to YALI0A06479g, similar to Saccharomyces cerevisiae RSA4 (YCR072C); ancestral locus Anc_6.340, highly similar to uniprot|Q8NKJ4 Saccharomyces cerevisiae YCR072C YCR72C Beta-transducin family (WD-40 repeat) protein), whose amino-acid sequence MATLLPPPSKKQKRLAQEPKDLDLIPEDLPNVLVRFQASDTGENTGGSVRVPGAATEKQLEMLLNQLQETNDDPTPYTFSVIKGEGDEQTLIDITDNIWASILKPGHKSTEDQLTIVYTPRAVFKVKNITRSTAAIPGHGSTILTTQFAPHTSSRMVSGSGDFTARIWDCDTQTPMHTLKGHSNWVLCVAWSPDGKMIATGSMDNTICIWDAVKGTQIGKPLKGHTKWITGMSWEPLHKVKEGHVPRLASSSKDGTVRIWDIGAGTYLRTMAGHRSAVTCVKWGGIGFLYSASHDKTVKVWDPESGRLQHNLTAHGHWVNHIALSTDYALRTGGFDHDTTRKDFKASDTELRTKALEKFNKLANTSGRISERMVTASDDFTMFLWEPEKSTKPLCRMTGHQKAVNHVTFSPDGRYLASASFDNSIKLWDGRDGKFVTTFRGHVASVYQCAWSSDCRLMVSCSKDTTLKVWDVRTKKLLSDLPGHADEVFAVDWSVDGNKVASGGKDKMIRLWSH is encoded by the coding sequence ATGGCCACCTTGCTGCCTCCTCCCTcgaaaaaacaaaagcGACTCGCACAGGAGCCCAAGGATCTAGATCTGATCCCCGAGGACCTGCCCAATGTGCTGGTTCGATTCCAGGCGTCGGACACTGGCGAAAACACTGGTGGATCGGTGCGAGTTCCTGGAGCCGCCACCGAAaagcagctggagatgcTTCTGaaccagctccaggagaCCAACGATGACCCCACGCCTTACACTTTCTCTGTGATCAAGGGAGAAGGCGACGAACAGACGCTGATTGACATTACCGACAACATTTGGGCATCGATTCTCAAACCCGGACACAAGAGTACAGAAGACCAGCTGACGATTGTGTACACCCCACGTGCTGTTTTCAAAGTCAAGAACATCACCCGATCGACCGCCGCCATTCCTGGTCACGGCAGCACTATTCTGACCACCCAGTTTGCACCCCACACTTCGTCTCGAATGGTTTCGGGCTCAGGCGACTTCACTGCACGAATCTGGGACTGCGACACTCAGACCCCCATGCACACTCTCAAGGGCCACTCTAACTGGGTTTTGTGCGTGGCCTGGTCTCCCGATGGTAAGATGATCGCTACTGGATCCATGGATAACACCATTTGCATCTGGGACGCTGTAAAGGGCACCCAGATTGGAAAGCCCCTCAAGGGACACACCAAGTGGATCACAGGCATGTCGTGGGAGCCTCTGCACAAGGTGAAGgagggtcacgtgccccGACTGGCCTCGTCATCAAAGGATGGCACTGTACGAATCTGGGACATTGGAGCCGGCACCTACCTGCGAACCATGGCCGGTCATAGAAGCGCCGTCACCTGCGTCAAGTGGGGAGGAATCGGTTTCCTCTATTCTGCTTCTCATGACAAGACCGTGAAGGTGTGGGATCCCGAATCTGGCCGTCTCCAGCACAACCTGACGGCCCATGGTCACTGGGTCAACCACATTGCGCTGTCGACCGACTACGCCCTTCGAACCGGAGGCTTTGACCACGACACCACACGAAAAGACTTCAAGGCCAGCGACACTGAGCTGCGAACCAAGGCGCTCGAGAAGTTCAACAAACTGGCCAACACCTCTGGACGCATCTCCGAGCGAATGGTGACCGCCTCCGACGACTTCACCATGTTCCTGTGGGAGCCCGAAAAGAGCACAAAGCCTCTTTGCCGAATGACCGGCCATCAGAAGGCCGTTAACCACGTCACATTTTCTCCTGACGGCCGATATCTGGCTTCTGCCTCGTTCGATAACTCCATCAAGCTGTGGGACGGAAGAGACGGCAAGTTTGTCACCACGTTTAGAGGACATGTGGCCTCCGTGTACCAGTGCGCCTGGTCGTCCGACTGCAGACTCATGGTCTCGTGCTCTAAGGACACCACTCTCAAGGTGTGGGATGTGCGAACTAAGAAGTTGTTGTCGGATCTGCCTGGCCACGCTGACGAGGTGTTTGCTGTCGACTGGTCCGTCGACGGAAACAAGGTGGCTTCTGGTGGAAAGGACAAGATGATTAGATTGTGGTCTCATTGA